One region of Gouania willdenowi chromosome 13, fGouWil2.1, whole genome shotgun sequence genomic DNA includes:
- the traf4a gene encoding TNF receptor-associated factor 4a — protein MPGFDYKFLEKPKRRFQCPLCSKAMREPVQVSTCGHRFCDTCLQEFLSEGVFKCPEDQLPLDYAKIYPDPELEQQILALPIRCIHSEEGCRWTGQMKQLQGHFSTCAFNVIPCPNRCSVKLTRRDLPDHLQHDCPKRKVKCEFCGNEFTGEAYENHQGVCPQESVYCENKCGARMMRRLLSQHSMAECPKRTQPCKYCGKEFVFDTIQNHQFHCPRFPVQCPNQCGTPNIAREDLANHVKDNCGSALVLCPFKDAGCKHRCPKLAISRHLEDTTKSHLTMMCNLVGRQRQEILELRREMEELSVGHDGVLIWKLSDYTRKLQEAKLRSNHEFFSPAFYTHRYGYKLQVSAFLNGNGSGEGSHLSVYIRVLPGEYDNLLEWPFSYKVTFSIMDQSDPSLSKPQHITETFNPDPNWKNFQKPSSTRNSLDESTLGFGYPKFISHEEIKKRNYIRDNCIFIKASIEIPQKIMG, from the exons TGAAGGCGTGTTCAAGTGTCCAGAGGATCAGCTGCCTTTAGACTACGCCAAG ATCTATCCAGACCCGGAGTTGGAGCAGCAGATCCTGGCTCTTCCCATCCGCTGCATCCACAGTGAGGAGGGCTGCCGCTGGACCGGCCAGATGAAGCAGCTGCAG GGCCACTTTTCCACCTGCGCCTTCAACGTGATACCTTGCCCCAACCGCTGCTCAGTCAAACTGACACGCCGCGACTTGCCCGACCACTTGCAACACGACTGCCCCAAGCGCAAAGTCAAGTGTGAGTTTTGCGGCAACGAGTTCACCGGTGAAGCCTATGAG AACCATCAGGGCGTGTGTCCTCAGGAGAGTGTTTACTGTGAGAACAAATGTGGAGCGAGGATGATGCGTCGCCTGCTGTCCCAGCACAGCATGGCCGAGTGTCCCAAACGCACCCAGCCCTGCAAGTACTGCGGCAAGGAGTTTGTCTTCGACACCATCCAG AACCACCAGTTTCATTGTCCCCGCTTCCCAGTACAGTGCCCGAACCAGTGTGGCACACCCAACATCGCCCGTGAGGACCTGGCTAACCACGTGAAGGACAACTGTGGCAGTGCTCTTGTCCTCTGCCCCTTTAAAGACGCTGGGTGCAAGCACAGA TGCCCCAAACTGGCCATCAGTCGTCACCTTGAAGACACCACTAAGTCCCACCTGACAATGATGTGCAACCTGGTGGGTCGCCAGAGGCAGGAGATCCTGGAGCTGCGGCGGGAAATGGAGGAACTGTCTGTCGGCCACGACGGCGTTCTCATCTGGAAGCTCAGCGATTATACCCGCAAACTCCAAGAGGCCAAGCTAAGGAGCAACCACGAGTTCTTCAGCCCAGCGTTCTACACTCACCGCTATGGCTACAAGCTGCAGGTGTCGGCGTTCCTAAACGGCAACGGCAGCGGCGAAGGCTCCCACCTGTCCGTCTACATTCGCGTGCTGCCCGGAGAGTACGACAACCTGCTGGAGTGGCCCTTCTCCTACAAGGTGACCTTCTCCATCATGGACCAGAGCGACCCATCGCTCTCCAAACCGCAGCACATCACTGAAACCTTTAACCCCGACCCCAACTGGAAGAACTTCCAGAAGCCCTCCAGCACCCGCAACTCATTGGACGAGAGCACCCTGGGCTTTGGCTACCCAAAGTTTATTTCCCACGAGGAGATCAAAAAGAGAAACTACATCCGGGACAACTGCATCTTCATCAAGGCTTCTATAGAGATTCCTCAGAAAATTATGGGCTGa